Proteins encoded by one window of Glycine soja cultivar W05 chromosome 15, ASM419377v2, whole genome shotgun sequence:
- the LOC114387731 gene encoding kinectin-like, with product MDHARAYSSPHFLSSSTSNFNGQPEEECSLEGLATNVKLLLKLIQDHNGSSTKENDERKFHRVNGMMFILDEARSRIQKIQSTSQRRAELRRCNTDLRPKIPSPKDRKPPSDVPIDEKERLKRELNASLVARQSLQAMCSSLGKEKQIMAAELARKAQELTELEDFIGDLKAQNDMLMEKLHAWSSEQKEKKGSGVEMECNIVLRERNKALSEQLQKSIDGYRSLKRRLRDIQEENRQIRDTVEQMEEEVDAGIHRIGSFKEGRMRTNEIKEEISAMEHMLDSLKMKISKYTQKKT from the exons ATGGATCATGCTCGAGCATATTCATCTCcccattttctttcttcttcaactAGTAACTTCAATGGACAGCCAGAAGAAGAATGCAGTTTGGAAG GCCTTGCCACCAATGTTAAGCTATTACTGAAGCTAATTCAAGATCATAATGGGTCTAGcacaaaagaaaatgatgagCGCAAGTTTCATAGGGTGAATGGAATGATGTTTATCCTAGATGAGGCTAGGTCCAGGATTCAAAAGATTCAATCTACAAGCCAGAGAAGAGCTGAACTTAGGAGGTGCAACACTGACCTTAGGCCTAAGATTCCATCTCCCAAGGACAGAAAGCCTCCTTCTGATGTGCCTATAGATGAGAAAGAGAGGCTAAAGAGGGAGCTTAACGCGAGCTTGGTGGCACGACAAAGCCTTCAAGCAATGTGTTCAAGTTTgggaaaagagaaacaaattatGGCCGCGGAACTTGCGAGGAAGGCTCAAGAGTTGACAGAACTGGAGGACTTCATTGGTGATctaaaggcgcagaatgacatGTTGATGGAGAAGTTGCATGCATGGAGCTCCGAACAGAAGGAGAAGAAGGGTAGTGGAGTGGAGATGGAATGCAACATAGTGCTACGAGAGCGTAACAAGGCGCTTTCGGAGCAACTCCAGAAGTCGATTGATGGTTATCGGTCTTTGAAGAGAAGGCTCAGAGACATTCAAGAGGAGAACAGGCAAATTCGCGATACGGTGGAGCAAATGGAGGAGGAAGTTGATGCAGGAATTCACAGGATAGGTAGCTTCAAGGAAGGGAGGATGAGAACAAATGAGATCAAAGAAGAAATTTCAGCTATGGAGCATATGCTTGATTCTCTCAAGATGAAAATCTCTAAATATACACAGAAGAAAACTTGA
- the LOC114388336 gene encoding F-box protein SKIP19-like, producing MSWSSTQEAVVADCEEERNWLDLPRDVVCTIFQKLGAIEILTRAQRVCSVWRGISKEPLLWRTIDMRNSGDIETNFVFLAMCHRAIDYSSGHLLHINIEYFATDDLLRHITHSTSNLRSLRLACCYQISDEGLCEIAKELPQLEELDISISSFNPTRDPLEAVGRCCRHLKTLKFNMKGYRRPHIECDEEAFAIAETMPTLHHLQLFGNKLTNEGLLAILDGCPHLESLDLRQCFNVNLAGSLGKRCAEQIKELRLPCDPTDDCPFEADVDYGSLDEDSSAISDIDFLSDDDYDYYEFSGGSDFSDYDFDSDPDYYGL from the exons ATGTCTTGGTCGTCGACGCAGGAGGCAGTAGTAGCAGATTGTGAAGAAGAACGAAACTGGCTGGACCTTCCGCGAGACGTGGTGTGCACGATTTTCCAGAAGCTGGGCGCAATCGAAATCCTGACGCGCGCCCAGCGCGTGTGCTCCGTGTGGCGCGGCATCTCGAAGGAGCCTCTCCTGTGGCGCACCATCGACATGCGCAATTCGGGCGACATTGAAACCAACTTCGTGTTCTTGGCCATGTGCCACCGCGCAATTGACTACAGCTCCGGCCACTTGCTCCATATCAACATCGAGTATTTCGCCACCGATGATCTCCTCCGCCACATCACCCATTC TACAAGTAATCTACGAAGCCTACGTCTTGCATGTTGCTACCAAATTTCAGATGAAGGATTGTGTGAAATTGCAAAAGAGCTTCCTCAGCTGGAGGAGCTTGATATATCAATCAGCAGCTTTAACCCAACTAGGGACCCTCTAGAAGCTGTTGGCCGGTGTTGCCGACACTtaaaaacattgaaattcaacatGAAAGGTTACAGACGTCCGCACATTGAGTGTGATGAGGAGGCTTTTGCTATTGCAGAGACCATGCCCACATTACACCATCTCCAGCTTTTTGGAAACAAACTTACTAATGAAGGCCTGCTTGCTATTCTTGATGGCTGTCCTCACCTTGAATCTCTTGACTTACGACAGTGTTTCAATGTTAACTTGGCAGGAAGTTTGGGGAAAAGATGTGCTGAACAGATCAAAGAATTACGGCTTCCATGTGATCCCACTGATGACTGCCCATTTGAAGCTGATGTTGATTATGGATCACTTGATGAAGACTCATCTGCGATTTCTGACATAGATTTCTTGTCTGATGATGATTATGACTATTATGAATTCTCTGGAGGGAGCGACTTTTCTgactatgattttgattctgaTCCTGATTATTATGGCCTTTGA
- the LOC114388116 gene encoding uncharacterized protein LOC114388116 produces the protein MAFCPDELLLFKICSYLPAKAIYRFKCTCKTVSNIVEETEFATKQTENSLKKDDTCFFLRHETPQTYDEKVELYPLPGKQLSSGVSEDVLRFLSKSSTRMLASTKGLILLCLTTSNTYTPAVELFICNPATKSWSNIPSPIQVQEKQLYADPKMVLLEECSTGYMIIHFEVQTDWSADYPCNIYKSKEGLWKAMKRSFYAGGRNMKFEMPVYLNGAIHFISDCFPYLTERSPFYRPYIMSYNLESCLSTMLRVPEDATHDLSCDCEMSIFSWGKAQSMSICLVRLRKSVVTVWILTDYESHTWFRILEVATQEMGLREEDPKITGFTVINGDLLILATETRVYSYGLTDDGNCMRVEEICQHRFASKVCFTSYSDILRLCGPGATCLPC, from the coding sequence ATGGCATTCTGTCCAGACGAGTTACTGTTATTTAAGATATGTTCTTATTTACCAGCAAAAGCAATTTATAGGTTTAAATGTACATGCAAAACAGTGTCCAATATTGTTGAGGAAACCGAATTTGCAACTAAGCAGACAGAGAACTCATTGAAAAAGGATGACACATGCTTCTTCCTTCGGCATGAGACACCTCAAACATATGATGAAAAAGTGGAGTTGTACCCTTTACCTGGAAAGCAATTGTCTTCTGGCGTGTCTGAGGATGTTTTGAGATTCTTGTCAAAGTCGTCAACAAGAATGTTGGCTTCCACTAAGGGATTGATTCTTCTTTGTCTTACAACAAGCAACACATACACACCAGCAGTTGAACTCTTCATTTGTAACCCAGCAACAAAGTCTTGGTCGAACATTCCTTCCCCCATTCAAGTTCAAGAAAAACAGTTATATGCTGATCCTAAAATGGTGTTGCTAGAAGAATGTTCCACCGGTTACATGATAATTCATTTTGAAGTCCAAACTGATTGGTCTGCAGATTATCCCTGCAACATATACAAGTCCAAGGAAGGTTTGTGGAAAGCAATGAAAAGAAGCTTCTATGCAGGTGGTAGGAACATGAAGTTTGAAATGCCAGTCTATTTGAATGGGGCAATCCATTTCATTTCAGATTGCTTTCCTTATCTGACTGAAAGGAGCCCATTTTATAGGCCTTATATAATGTCCTACAACCTTGAGAGTTGCCTTTCAACAATGCTGAGGGTGCCAGAAGATGCTACACATGATTTGAGTTGTGATTGTGAGATGAGCATTTTTAGTTGGGGAAAGGCTCAGTCCATGAGCATCTGTTTGGTGAGGCTAAGAAAGTCTGTTGTTACCGTTTGGATCTTGACAGATTATGAATCACACACGTGGTTCAGAATTCTCGAGGTAGCAACACAAGAGATGGGTTTGAGGGAGGAAGATCCTAAAATAACCGGGTTCACGGTTATCAATGGCGATCTCCTGATTTTGGCAACTGAAACAAGAGTCTACAGTTATGGTTTGACTGATGATGGAAACTGTATGAGGGTTGAGGAAATATGCCAACACAGATTCGCATCCAAAGTTTGCTTTACTTCCTACTCAGATATTCTTCGTCTCTGTGGACCAGGGGCTACATGTTTGCCTTGTTAA